The sequence below is a genomic window from Meleagris gallopavo isolate NT-WF06-2002-E0010 breed Aviagen turkey brand Nicholas breeding stock unplaced genomic scaffold, Turkey_5.1 ChrUn_random_7180001948348, whole genome shotgun sequence.
GAAGCGTAGGGTCTGCCAAAGGTGCAGAGGCCCCCCGAGCCCTGAGTGGCCCCGGCGCCGTAGAGGCCCCCCAGCCCCAGGGAGCCCCCAAAGGCGGGTGCTCCGGAGGAGCCCACCACGGCTtgctgggggaaggagctgaggatggggcCGGGGAAGGTGACAACAACGGGCGGTGGCTGGATGAAGGCCGTTGAGTCGGGACACTGGCGCGCGCACAGCTCGTTGCAACTCTCAGCGATGGGCTGGGGAACGGCTACACTGGTTTTTGGTGGGCACAGGTCGTAGCAAGACATCTTGGTGTGAAGAGATGAGCCTGCAGTGCAAAGTTGCAAAAAGGGGAGCTGTGAGTGAGCAGTTGCCCTGGCCAAGCAGCTTCCATGACATGGGCTCCTCAGCACACCA
It includes:
- the LOC116217763 gene encoding LOW QUALITY PROTEIN: scale keratin-like (The sequence of the model RefSeq protein was modified relative to this genomic sequence to represent the inferred CDS: inserted 1 base in 1 codon), with protein sequence MCGAEHAVKKREEIGLWLLRATCPPHSQLLPMLXRPHKSVVLGEHHNPLLLPASAWEKGSSLHTKMSCYDLCPPKTSVAVPQPIAESCNELCARQCPDSTAFIQPPPVVVTFPGPILSSFPQQAVVGSSGAPAFGGSLGLGGLYGAGATQGSGGLCTFGRPY